Within Acidobacteriota bacterium, the genomic segment GTCGATAATTCGTCCCGACCCCTACGCTTCCGCAGATCTTGAAACCGTCTCTATAACGTCCCCCGGACGTACCCGCCATCGACGAGGATGTTCGTGCCGGTAATGTAGCTGCCTCGATCAGATGCGAGGAACACCACCATGTCAGCGAGTTCGGACGGTTCAGCCATCCGCCCAAGTGGGATGTTCTGCACGGTCCGGCGCTCGACGGTCTCGACCGGCACGCCTTCCCGGCGCGCCGTCGCCTCGGCGAGTTCGATGACGCGATCCGTGCGCGTGTACCCGGGGGCCACGCTGTTGACGAGAATGCCGTCCCGGGCCAGCTCATTCGACAGGGTCTTGGACAATCCCACGACCGCGGGCCGGAGCACGTTCGAGAGGATGAGGCCGGCCACGGGCTGCTTCGACGAAATCGACGTGATGTTGATGATGCGCCCGCCGCCGCGCCGCTTCATGTGCGGCACGGCTTCGTAACACAGGTCCACCACGCTCATCAGCAACAGGTCGACGGCAGCGCGCCAGTCCGACGAGGTCAGCGCGCTGAAGAGCCCCGCTTTGGGCCCTCCGGAGTTGGTGACCATGATGTCGAGACCGCCGAAATGTTCCACCGTCTGCTGCACCAGCCTCGCGATATCTGCCCGCTTGGTCAGGTCGGCCGCGATGGCGAACACCTCGGCGCCGGTCGCGGCGGCGACCTCCGCGGCTGCCGCCTCGAGCGTCGGCATGTGGCGCGCGCACATGGCGACCCGCGCGCCTTCGGCGGCCAATCCCATGGCGGTCGCCTTGCCAAGGCCCCGGCTCGCCGCGCATACCAACGCCACTTTTCCGTGCAGTCCAGTATCCATAACAATGCCTCGTACTTAGCCTGTCTCGTCATTCCGGCGAACGCCGGAATCCAGCCAGGGTTCCTCTCTGGATGCCGGATGCCACCCCAACGCGGCTGCCGCGTTGGGGACCCCGGATGCCGCCGGCATGACGAATCACACAAGTCAATCGCGCCCCGATCTCGCGTTACCTCCGGAAATAGTCATCCGTCTTGTCGATCCAGTCCTGCCGAATCGGGCTGAAGACGTCCAGTTCAACCGTGTCTTCAAGCGCCTCGGCCTTGTGCGCGACCCACGACGGGATGCACAGCACGTCGCCTGCACGCAGGATGATGGAGGCATCATTGATGTCGAACTTCAACGCCCCCTCGAGGATGTAGGTCATCTGCTCGGACTCGTGATCGTGCGTCGGCACGATGGCGCCACGCTTCAGGTACACCATGGCCATCATCTCCCGTTCGCCGCTGATCACCTTCCGTGTGATCTCCC encodes:
- a CDS encoding cupin domain-containing protein: MATPEVRQYRWDEMPHEQVTGEITRKVISGEREMMAMVYLKRGAIVPTHDHESEQMTYILEGALKFDINDASIILRAGDVLCIPSWVAHKAEALEDTVELDVFSPIRQDWIDKTDDYFRR
- a CDS encoding SDR family oxidoreductase, encoding MDTGLHGKVALVCAASRGLGKATAMGLAAEGARVAMCARHMPTLEAAAAEVAAATGAEVFAIAADLTKRADIARLVQQTVEHFGGLDIMVTNSGGPKAGLFSALTSSDWRAAVDLLLMSVVDLCYEAVPHMKRRGGGRIINITSISSKQPVAGLILSNVLRPAVVGLSKTLSNELARDGILVNSVAPGYTRTDRVIELAEATARREGVPVETVERRTVQNIPLGRMAEPSELADMVVFLASDRGSYITGTNILVDGGYVRGTL